Sequence from the Corallococcus sp. EGB genome:
TCCGGGTGCCCTGCCCTGGCGCGGCGCCGCGACCGGGGTGGACTCCAAGCTGCGCGTGGACGTGGCGCTCCTGGACCGGCTGATGAACCTGATGGGTGAGCTGGTGCTGGCGCGCAACCGCGTCCTCCAGTGCGCGGCCTCGCCCACGCCGGGCGCGGACCTGGCCACCGCGTCGCAGCGGCTGGACGTCGTCACCACGCAGGTGCAGCAGGTGGTGATGAAGACGCGCCTCCAGCCGGTGGGCCAGGTGTGGAACCGCTTCCCCCGGCTGGTGCGCGAGCTGGCGAACGGGTGCGGCAAGCAGGTGCGGCTGCAATTGCAGGGCGCGGACACGGAGCTGGACAAGACGCTGGTGGAGGCGCTGCATGATCCGCTCACCCACCTGTTGCGCAACGCCGTGGACCACGGCGTGGAGATGCCCGAGCAGCGGCGCGCGGCGGGCAAGCCGCCCGTGGGCTGCCTGACGCTGAGCGCGTCGCATGAGGGCGGGCTGGTGCACCTGGGCATGTCCGACGACGGCGCGGGCATCGACGTGCAGCGGGTGCGGCAGGTGGCGGAGCAGCGGGGCCTGCTCACGGCCGACCAGGCGGCTCGGCTGTCGGACGCGGACGCGCGGATGCTCATCTTCCTGCCGGGCTTCAGCACCGCGGAGCGCGTCACGTCGCTGTCCGGCCGCGGCGTGGGCATGGATGTGGTGCGCACGCAGGTGGAGCGCATTGGCGGCACCGTGGAGGTGCGGAGCCGGCCTGGCGAGGGCACGACGTTCACCCTCAAGATTCCCCTCACGCTGGCCATCATCCCGGCGCTGCTCGTCACCTGCCGGGGAGACCGCTACGCGCTGCCCCAGGCGTCCCTCCGGGAGGTGGTGTTCCTGGAGCCGGAGCAGGCCCGGAGGGACATCACCCGCATCCAGGGCGCGTGCGTGCTGCGATTGCGCGGGGAGCTGCTGCCACTGGTGGTGCTCGCCGCGGAGCTGGGCGTGGGGCCCGCGACGCCAGACCTGGACGCGGGCGCCACCCTCGTCGTGCTACAGGCCGGTGAGCGCACCTTCGGGCTGTGGGTGGACGCCATCCACGACACGGAGGAGATCGTCGTCAAGCCGCTGTGGAAGCACCTGAAGGGGCTGGCCTGCTACGCGGGCGCGACGGTGCTGGGCGACGGGCGCGTGGCGCTCATCCTGGACGCCATGGGCCTGTGCAGCCGCGTGGGCTCGGTGACCGAGGTGCAGGCGCAGCGGGTCGTCCCGGAGACCGCTCCCGAAGCGGCACCGGCGGACGAGAACCGCGAGCGGGTGCTGCTGTGCCGCGCCGGCGCGGAGGGTCGCGTGGCCATCCCGCTGTCGCGCGTCACGCGGCTGGAGGAGCTGCCCGCGTCGGACGTGGAGCGGCTGAGCGGAGGCATGGAGATGGCGCGCTACCACGGGCAGTTGCTGCCGCTGGTGCGCGTGGCCTCCGTGCTGGAGGCGAGGCCTGGGGCGACGGAACAGCTCGCGCGGAACGTGAAGCTCGCGCTGGACGACTCGCTCTCCGTCGTCGTCACCACGCACGCGGAGACGCGCGTGGGACTGGTGGTGGACGCCATCCTCGACGTCGCGGAGGTGGAGCTCGCGCTCCAGCGGGAGACCCGCCGTCCGGGCGTGCTGGGGTCCATGGTGGTGCAGTCCCGCGCCACCGAGTTCCTGGACGTCGAGGGCACCGTTCGCGCCGTGCACCCGGAGCTGCTGATGGGCGGTGCGCCATGAAGGGCTTCCACCAGCTGTGCTCGTTCCAGGTGGGCGACCAACTGTTCGGCCTGGACATCGAACGCGTGCAGGAGATCCTGATGCCGCCTCCGCTGACGCGCGTGCCCGGCGCGCCTCCGGAGGTCGCGGGGCTGCTCAACCTGCGTGGGCAGATCGTCCCCGCCATCGACCTGCGGCGCCGGCTGGGCCTGCCCGAGGGCACGTCCCCCGCGGACGCGCCCCACGTCGTCCTGCGCGGCGACGAGGGCGCGGTGAGCTTCCGCGTGGATGCCATCGGCGACATCCTCCCCTTCGAGCCGTCGGCCCTGGCTCCGCTGCCGGACAACCTGCGCGGGCCCCTGCGCTCGTTGCTGTTGGGCGTCCATGCGCTGCCGGACCGGCTGCTGCTCGTGTTGTCCGCGGACGCGGTGGTGGACGGGCTCTCGCCCGCATCCAGCGCCTCCGCCGCCCCTTCCTTCCCCTTGCGTTCCCAGGAGTCCCGCTGATGGCACGCTCGACCGCGCCCGCCGTGAAAACCACCCCCTTCCAACGCCTGGGCGGCAAGGCCCCACTGACCGCCGCCGTGCAGAAGCTCTACGCGCGGGTGCTGGCGGATGCGCTGCTCAAGCCCCTCTTCCGCCGCGCGGACCTCGTCCAGGTGCAGCGCCGGATGGTCGCGTTCCTCACCCAGCTCCTGGGCGGTCCGGCCCTCTATCGCGGCCGGTCCCCGCGCGATGTGCACGCCGGCATGGAGCTCAAGCCCCATCACTTCGAGCGCGTCGCCGAGCACCTGGCCGCCGTGCTGGATGAGCTGGACGTGCCCGGCCCTGTCGCTCGAGAGGTGCTCGCGGCCCTGGGCACGATTCAAGGCGACGCCGTGAGCAAGCGCGCCCCGGCACGTGCCTCGCGGACGCAGGGGCGCCGCGTGGCCGCGACCCCAGTGCCCGCGGCCCGGTCCTCGCGCCGCCGGACGTCCACGCTGCTCGAGGGGGCGCTGAGCGAGGCGGTGCTGAACGCGGCGAGCGTCAACCTGTTCGTGCTGGACGAAGACCTGGCCATCCTCTTCTCGAACACGGCCTCCTCG
This genomic interval carries:
- a CDS encoding chemotaxis protein CheA; the protein is MGDTPGWDDVMREFLLESREHVQGIESTVLELEAQPGSQPLMAQLFRALHTVKGTCGFLGFTRLEALMHAAEEMLGLARDRRLVLDRERVSTLLALADAARGALEHIEATGLEPAVDHSALLARMTGAATASKPLQVPEPLTPPGALPWRGAATGVDSKLRVDVALLDRLMNLMGELVLARNRVLQCAASPTPGADLATASQRLDVVTTQVQQVVMKTRLQPVGQVWNRFPRLVRELANGCGKQVRLQLQGADTELDKTLVEALHDPLTHLLRNAVDHGVEMPEQRRAAGKPPVGCLTLSASHEGGLVHLGMSDDGAGIDVQRVRQVAEQRGLLTADQAARLSDADARMLIFLPGFSTAERVTSLSGRGVGMDVVRTQVERIGGTVEVRSRPGEGTTFTLKIPLTLAIIPALLVTCRGDRYALPQASLREVVFLEPEQARRDITRIQGACVLRLRGELLPLVVLAAELGVGPATPDLDAGATLVVLQAGERTFGLWVDAIHDTEEIVVKPLWKHLKGLACYAGATVLGDGRVALILDAMGLCSRVGSVTEVQAQRVVPETAPEAAPADENRERVLLCRAGAEGRVAIPLSRVTRLEELPASDVERLSGGMEMARYHGQLLPLVRVASVLEARPGATEQLARNVKLALDDSLSVVVTTHAETRVGLVVDAILDVAEVELALQRETRRPGVLGSMVVQSRATEFLDVEGTVRAVHPELLMGGAP
- a CDS encoding chemotaxis protein CheW gives rise to the protein MKGFHQLCSFQVGDQLFGLDIERVQEILMPPPLTRVPGAPPEVAGLLNLRGQIVPAIDLRRRLGLPEGTSPADAPHVVLRGDEGAVSFRVDAIGDILPFEPSALAPLPDNLRGPLRSLLLGVHALPDRLLLVLSADAVVDGLSPASSASAAPSFPLRSQESR